The Microbacterium sp. Root61 genomic interval GCGACGACGTCGTGATCGCCCTGACCCATGCGGGCTACGGGGAAGTCGACGTGCGACTCGTGCTGTCGCCGGCCTGGACCACCGATTGGATGAGCGAATCCGGCAAGGAGAAGCTCCGCGTCTACGGCATCGCCCCGCCGACCGGTCGCGCGGCCGTGCGCGGCCCGATCCGGCTGCAGCTGGCCGTCAAGTGCCCGCGGTGCGGGTCGTTGGACACGAAGGAGGTCACGCGGTTCGGCTCCACCTCGTGCAAGGCGCTGCACGAGTGCCGCGCGTGCCTCGAGCCCTTCGAGCACTTCAAGGTGCACTGATGGGCGCAGAACCGGTCCCGGCGCCCGCGTCGGAGCAGATCGCCGACGCGCTGCTCGCGAGCGCGGTGGGTGGCCCCTCCGCGCCGGAGCGACGTCGCACGAAGTTCCACTCGCTGCGCGTCGCCGAGGTGCGGCCGTTGACCGATGCGGCGGTCGAGGTGACGTTCGAGATCCCGGCTGCACTGCAGGGGGAGTTCGACTACCTCGCGGGTCAGCACGTGGCGCTGCGCGCGCACATCGACGGCCACGAGGTGCGTCGGTCGTACTCGCTGTGCCGCGCGCCGGCGCCCGGGTCGGTGAGCATCGCGATCAAGCGGGACCTCGGCGGTCGGTTCTCCACATGGGCGCACTCCGAGCTGCGCGCCGGCGACACGATCGACGTGATGAGCCCGCAGGGAACCTTCACCTCCGGCCTGGGCGAGCTCGACGGCCGGCACGTCGCCGGCATCGCCGCGGGGTCGGGCATCACACCGCTCATGGCGCTCGCCGCCACGGTGCTGGCGCGCTCCGACACTTCGCAGTTCACGCTCGTCTACACGAATCGCTCGACGACGGACGTGATGTTCCTCGAGGAGCTCGCCGACCTGAAGGACCGCTACCCGGCCCGGCTCGCG includes:
- the paaD gene encoding 1,2-phenylacetyl-CoA epoxidase subunit PaaD, which encodes MQTLGADTAATRVWEIVAAVPDPEVPVLTIEDLGVLRDVVLEDGRVMVTITPTYSGCPAMDAIRDDVVIALTHAGYGEVDVRLVLSPAWTTDWMSESGKEKLRVYGIAPPTGRAAVRGPIRLQLAVKCPRCGSLDTKEVTRFGSTSCKALHECRACLEPFEHFKVH
- the paaE gene encoding 1,2-phenylacetyl-CoA epoxidase subunit PaaE, translated to MGAEPVPAPASEQIADALLASAVGGPSAPERRRTKFHSLRVAEVRPLTDAAVEVTFEIPAALQGEFDYLAGQHVALRAHIDGHEVRRSYSLCRAPAPGSVSIAIKRDLGGRFSTWAHSELRAGDTIDVMSPQGTFTSGLGELDGRHVAGIAAGSGITPLMALAATVLARSDTSQFTLVYTNRSTTDVMFLEELADLKDRYPARLALHHVLSREQRAAPLLSGRIDEERLRRILDALVLPDTVDEWFLCGPFELVQLCRDTLADIGVGSEHIRYELFTTGEDGRVEAPSGRPIVVKADEPVVRIEVTLDGQSATVESPVSAHESILNAALRVRPDAPFACAGGVCGTCRARLLDGSVTMTENYALEPDELARGYILTCQSHATTDRVVVDYDV